ACAAAGGCATCGCGGAAATCATCATCGGCAAGCAGCGTAACGGCCCGATCGGTAAAGTCGATTTGGCTTTCCTGGGCCAATACACGTGTTTTGAAAGCCTCGCCCGGCCTGAATATTATTGATCCCGGTTTAAAAATATTTCATCCATGTGAAACACTCACAAAAAATGACAAGTCATTTGCCATGATTTCTCCCGCAAACCAAAAGAGAAAGCGCTTCTAAGTTCCACATTTAACCGGTTTATAGATTGAAGATGATCAATAGCAGACTTTTTTCATTGACCTTTCTGAAGTCGGAGATCAGCTCACTGCGGTCTTTGCAGAAAGATTTCAGCAAAATCGATATCAAGGTGGTGCTGGTATGCCTGACCGTCGCTTTCTCCCTCACCTGCACATACTATATGGACAATGCGCACTATCCAGTTACCGTTTTGCACGATTTGAATCTGACCGGACTGGCGCAGACAGCGAATAATCTCCTTTTTCAGCATGCCAACGCGCAATTGCACCAGTTGATTTACTGGGCAGCGGTCATCATTTTCTTTTACTTCGTTTTCCCGGCGGGCATCATTCTGTTTGTTTTCAAGGAAAGCCTGACGGAATACGGTTTGAAATTGAAGAATGCCGGCAAGGGCTATCCGCTGTATCTCGGCATGCTGGCAATCATGATGCCGCTGGTATTTTATTTCTCCGGAAGCGAGAGCTTTCTCGACCGCTACCCGTTTTACAGGGTGGCCAAGAATGAAAGCTTGTTTCCCAATTTTTTTATATGGGAAATCGTATATTTCCTGCAATTTCTCGCGCTGGAGTTTTTCTTTCGCGGCTTCATTCTGCACGGCACCAAACAGCGTTTCGGGTTTTACGCGATTTTTGTCATGGTGATCCCGTATTGCATGATCCATTTCGGCAAACCGATGCCGGAAACCTTCGCCGCAATCATTGCCGGTGTGGTGTTGGGATTTCTAAGCCTAAAAAGCAAAAGTATCTGGCTGGGTGTTATGATTCACTGTAGTGTCGCACTGACCATGGATCTGTGCGCGCTGTACCGGAAAGGATTACTTTAGGATAGTGAGACGATTGGTGGACTATAAAAGCGCGCGCCCGGACCGGCAAAACCGTTTGCTGCGATTATGGCCGTTGCTGTTCATTCCGCTCATTCCGCTCATCCTGAGCGGTTGCCTGTCGCCAATGGCCCTGAACCGTGCCGTGATTGCGTATGACGAAGCCGTCACCGACGCGGTGTCGCAGCAATTGCTGATCAATATCGTGCGCGCCCATCATCGCCAGCCGATTCATTTCACCGGCGTTTCCAATATCGCGGCAACTTTTAATTTTCAGGCGAGCGCAGGCGCCACGCCGTCGCCGGGTGGTCTGGCCGGTGCGGTGATTTCGCCGGTTTTCGGCGGCAGTGTGGCGGAAAGCCCGACCATCAGCATCGTGCCGATCGAAGGGGAGGAATTTACCAAGCGGCTGCTGACGCCGTTTCCGCAAAACAAATTGACCTTGCTGCTGCGCCAGCGTTTTGATGTCGATCTGCTGCTGCGCATGATGGCGCAGGAAGTGCGCCTGTTGGACACAAAACAACCGAACGGTGCGTACCGCAACAGTCCGGCGAATAAAGCCAGCTATGAAATGTTCCGCCGCGTAGTACTGCATTTATCGGCGATTCAGGATTTTAATCAGTTGTACGCCGAACCTTTGGCGCTGATCAATACCTGGACTATCCCGGCCAGCACCATCACGGCGGATGGCTTTCAGGCGCTGCAAAAGGAATTCACCGTGCGCTATAACCCGCAAGACAATACCTATACGCTGCGCAAACAAGTGGCCGGGCCGATTCTGATCACCAACTACGATCCCAACACGTTATCCGACGAAGACCGTGAAAATTTGCGCCAGCAAGTGGGGGACGGCAGCAGCAACGATATCGCGTTTGATATCCGTGCCGGGCACTACGGCGGGGAATGGCCGATCAGCGGTGTGTTCCGCCTGAGAAGCTTTCACTCGATACTCGGTTTTCTCGGCAAAGCGCTTGGCGAGGAAATGGGCTATCACGTCGAAAAAGATCCGCGCACGCCGCCGATACTGTTGAACGAAAATCCCGACTTAACCATGGAATTCATCGTATCCGATACGCCGCCGCCGGACGTCGATTTTTCCATCCGCTGGGATGGCCGCTATTATGCGGTCAATACCAAAGGGCCTTACGCGCGCTGGAACCGCGACGCGTTTCAGTTATTGTTTCTGCTGTTCCAGATGACCGTGACCGACATCCCGCGCGTGGGCGTGCCGAGTATCACTATCGCCAAATAATCCGGCTGGTTTCACGCTGCTGGCCGCTTGCCAGGTTTTTTAATGGATGCGGTGTCGACGGGCATCGAGTACCGCCTACGTGGTGGTTAAATAATTCGAGTCCTTAAAACTTCCGCTGGCATCAGCATCCGT
The nucleotide sequence above comes from Gammaproteobacteria bacterium. Encoded proteins:
- a CDS encoding CPBP family intramembrane metalloprotease — protein: MTFLKSEISSLRSLQKDFSKIDIKVVLVCLTVAFSLTCTYYMDNAHYPVTVLHDLNLTGLAQTANNLLFQHANAQLHQLIYWAAVIIFFYFVFPAGIILFVFKESLTEYGLKLKNAGKGYPLYLGMLAIMMPLVFYFSGSESFLDRYPFYRVAKNESLFPNFFIWEIVYFLQFLALEFFFRGFILHGTKQRFGFYAIFVMVIPYCMIHFGKPMPETFAAIIAGVVLGFLSLKSKSIWLGVMIHCSVALTMDLCALYRKGLL